The following proteins are co-located in the Trichormus variabilis 0441 genome:
- a CDS encoding class I SAM-dependent methyltransferase, which produces MATIFRDLSYRYQWLYDSISRVAALTVGGEARFRQLALQGLTIEKNTSVLDVCCGSGQATQLLVKYSQNVTGLDASPLSLRRARQNVPEANYVEAFAEKMPFPDKQFDVVHTSAALHEMEPQQLREIIQEVYRVLKPGGIFTLVDFHTPTNPIFWPGLTVFLLLFETETAWQLLKTDLAGLLTEIGFEVSKSTLYAGGSLQVIQAKK; this is translated from the coding sequence ATGGCAACAATTTTCAGGGATTTAAGTTATCGCTATCAATGGCTGTACGATTCCATATCTCGTGTAGCTGCGCTGACTGTGGGTGGAGAAGCCAGATTTCGGCAATTAGCTTTGCAAGGATTAACCATTGAGAAAAATACTTCTGTCCTTGATGTTTGTTGTGGTAGTGGTCAAGCAACGCAATTATTAGTGAAATATTCACAAAACGTAACAGGATTAGATGCTTCTCCCTTATCTTTGCGACGGGCTAGACAAAATGTGCCAGAGGCTAATTATGTAGAAGCTTTTGCGGAGAAAATGCCATTTCCAGATAAACAGTTTGATGTAGTGCATACCAGCGCTGCTTTACATGAAATGGAACCGCAACAATTGCGAGAAATTATTCAAGAAGTGTATCGAGTTCTGAAACCAGGAGGAATATTTACATTAGTAGATTTTCACACTCCTACTAATCCTATCTTCTGGCCTGGTTTAACAGTATTTTTACTGTTATTTGAGACAGAAACAGCTTGGCAGTTATTAAAAACAGATTTAGCTGGTTTACTCACTGAAATTGGTTTTGAAGTAAGTAAATCAACTTTATATGCTGGTGGCAGTTTACAGGTAATTCAAGCTAAAAAATAA
- a CDS encoding Rpn family recombination-promoting nuclease/putative transposase: protein MKRDSIFYQIFKRFPALIFELVDDRPEQAQNYRFESVEVKETAFRIDGVFLPPEDATPKIIFFAEVQFQKDETLYHRFFTESLTYLYRNQSQYDDWHCVVIFPSRSLEPTDTRTHRIFLNSDQVQRIYLDELGTSSMPIGINLMQLTIASSETIAQQARLLIEQVQLDSTGTLPKNEIIDIITTIAVYKFSSLSREEVEAMLGLTLEETRVYQEAKAEGREEGREEGREEGREEREAELLRITVPLLLKTGMSIEQIAQQLKVDVEAIQLAAQQNTDK from the coding sequence GTGAAACGCGACTCCATTTTTTACCAAATTTTTAAGCGATTTCCTGCTTTAATTTTTGAGCTTGTTGATGACCGTCCTGAACAAGCTCAGAATTATCGATTTGAGTCAGTTGAGGTAAAAGAAACTGCCTTTCGTATTGATGGGGTCTTTTTACCTCCAGAAGATGCAACACCCAAGATAATCTTTTTTGCGGAAGTTCAGTTTCAGAAAGACGAAACTCTTTATCATCGTTTCTTTACCGAATCTTTGACGTATTTGTACCGAAATCAGTCTCAATACGACGATTGGCATTGTGTAGTAATTTTTCCATCACGTTCTTTGGAACCAACTGATACAAGAACTCATCGAATATTTTTAAACAGCGACCAAGTACAACGCATTTATTTAGATGAGTTAGGTACTTCTAGTATGCCGATAGGCATCAATTTAATGCAGTTGACGATCGCATCCTCTGAAACGATCGCACAGCAAGCGCGTCTTTTGATTGAGCAGGTACAATTAGATTCAACAGGCACACTGCCGAAAAACGAGATAATAGACATTATCACCACAATTGCTGTTTACAAGTTTTCTTCATTAAGTAGAGAAGAAGTGGAAGCCATGCTAGGACTGACTTTAGAGGAAACAAGGGTCTACCAAGAGGCGAAAGCTGAGGGTCGAGAAGAGGGTCGAGAAGAGGGTCGAGAAGAAGGGCGAGAGGAACGGGAAGCTGAATTGTTGAGAATAACTGTACCTTTGTTACTAAAAACAGGGATGAGTATAGAACAGATTGCTCAACAACTCAAGGTTGACGTAGAAGCCATCCAACTTGCTGCACAGCAGAACACGGACAAATAA
- the psbA gene encoding photosystem II q(b) protein, producing the protein MTTLLEQRSSANLWHRFGNWITSTENRMYVGWFGVLLIPTALTAAIVFILAFIAAPPVDVDGIREPVSGSLLYGNNIITATVVPTSAAIGLHLYPIWEAASLDEWLYNGGPYQMIVLHFLIAIYAYMGRQWELSYRLGMRPWIPVAFSAPVAAATAVLLIYPIGQGSFSDGMMLGISGTFNFMIVFSPEHNILMHPFHMIGVAGVFGGALFSAMHGSLVTSTLVRETSEVESANTGYKFGQEEETYNIVAAHGYFGRLIFQYASFNNSRSLHFFLAAWPVIGIWFAALGISTMSFNLNGFNFNNSILDHQGRTIDTWADLLNRANLGIEVMHERNAHNFPLDLASGEVQPIALAAPAIAS; encoded by the coding sequence ATGACAACACTTTTAGAACAGCGTAGTAGCGCTAATTTATGGCATAGATTCGGTAACTGGATTACCAGTACGGAAAATCGAATGTATGTTGGTTGGTTTGGAGTACTGTTAATTCCCACAGCCTTAACTGCGGCGATTGTCTTTATCCTTGCGTTTATTGCCGCGCCACCAGTTGACGTGGATGGCATTCGTGAACCAGTATCAGGTTCTCTGCTCTACGGTAATAACATTATTACTGCTACTGTAGTACCAACTTCAGCCGCTATTGGCCTGCACTTATACCCTATATGGGAAGCGGCTTCTTTAGACGAATGGCTGTACAATGGCGGCCCTTACCAAATGATTGTCCTGCATTTCCTGATTGCCATCTATGCTTATATGGGTCGGCAATGGGAACTGAGTTATCGCTTAGGGATGCGTCCGTGGATTCCTGTAGCTTTTTCTGCTCCCGTTGCGGCCGCAACAGCCGTGCTGTTGATTTATCCCATTGGGCAAGGCAGTTTTTCCGATGGGATGATGCTGGGTATTTCTGGCACATTCAACTTTATGATTGTGTTTTCACCGGAACATAATATTCTCATGCACCCATTTCACATGATTGGTGTAGCTGGAGTCTTTGGTGGGGCATTATTCTCGGCAATGCACGGTTCCTTGGTGACATCTACACTAGTGCGGGAAACCTCAGAAGTAGAATCAGCCAATACTGGCTATAAGTTTGGTCAAGAAGAGGAAACCTACAATATCGTAGCTGCACATGGTTACTTTGGGCGGTTAATCTTCCAATATGCCAGCTTTAACAACTCCCGTTCTTTGCATTTCTTCCTAGCAGCTTGGCCGGTAATTGGTATCTGGTTTGCGGCTTTGGGTATCAGCACCATGTCCTTTAACTTGAATGGGTTTAACTTCAATAACTCAATTTTGGATCACCAAGGACGGACAATTGACACTTGGGCAGACCTGCTTAACAGAGCCAACTTAGGGATTGAAGTGATGCACGAGCGAAATGCTCACAACTTCCCGCTAGATTTAGCGTCTGGTGAAGTTCAACCAATTGCTTTGGCTGCTCCAGCGATCGCTAGTTAG
- a CDS encoding cupin domain-containing protein — protein sequence MQATRCVIPVIKSPKDYQVYRISPHDTNRLAIIFDSTNANTSLTCCVEIFEVGGQTPPNRHQWAVEMFFVIKGEGIAMCDGKKVPIKAGDSLLVPPTGTHLIKNTGSSRLYTLTIMVPNEDFAELIRSGTPLELDAEDMAVLGRLDALMTC from the coding sequence ATGCAAGCTACTCGTTGCGTAATTCCTGTTATTAAATCTCCCAAAGATTACCAAGTATATCGTATTAGCCCTCACGATACAAATCGATTAGCAATTATTTTTGATTCCACCAATGCCAATACTTCCCTAACCTGCTGCGTAGAAATTTTTGAAGTCGGTGGACAAACACCCCCTAATCGACATCAATGGGCGGTAGAAATGTTTTTTGTCATCAAAGGGGAAGGTATAGCCATGTGTGACGGCAAAAAAGTTCCCATTAAAGCCGGAGATAGTTTATTAGTACCTCCCACCGGCACCCATTTAATCAAAAATACAGGCTCTAGTCGCCTGTACACATTAACAATTATGGTTCCTAACGAAGACTTCGCCGAACTAATTCGTAGTGGTACACCCTTAGAGTTAGATGCAGAAGATATGGCAGTACTCGGCAGATTAGATGCTTTGATGACTTGCTAA
- a CDS encoding LmeA family phospholipid-binding protein produces the protein MPDKQNLEERLISQVAERSISNQLDTAEQIDIYVQTDILKVVQGQADGVTVSGQGLVTKQNIRVQEIQVKTDSIAINPLSAIFGEVQLDKPVNLTARVILTEADINSALTSDFTRNFMQDFELKVDREIISFEMQDMQIFLPSDGQMGFRGNFLLKEKNHRRSLGFTAMLRPRTHSQPIILESFHCTQGEGVSLELIMTLVQKAQELVNLPYLVWEGMKIRIKNMEIRQSILILLLEVNLAQLPESIMENSD, from the coding sequence ATGCCAGATAAGCAGAATTTAGAAGAAAGGTTAATATCTCAGGTAGCTGAAAGAAGCATATCAAATCAGCTAGATACAGCCGAGCAAATTGACATTTATGTCCAAACTGATATTTTAAAAGTAGTTCAAGGACAAGCTGATGGCGTGACAGTTAGTGGTCAAGGCTTAGTAACTAAACAAAATATCCGTGTTCAAGAAATCCAAGTAAAAACAGATAGTATTGCTATCAATCCACTAAGTGCCATTTTTGGAGAAGTTCAACTAGATAAGCCTGTAAATTTAACTGCTCGTGTCATTCTCACAGAAGCCGATATTAATTCTGCACTTACATCTGATTTTACTCGTAATTTTATGCAAGATTTCGAGTTAAAAGTGGATAGAGAAATTATTAGTTTTGAAATGCAAGATATGCAAATATTTTTGCCTAGTGATGGACAGATGGGCTTTCGCGGTAATTTTTTATTAAAAGAGAAGAATCATCGGCGATCACTTGGTTTTACTGCTATGCTTCGTCCCCGAACTCATTCCCAACCTATAATATTAGAAAGTTTCCATTGTACTCAAGGAGAAGGGGTTTCTTTAGAATTAATTATGACATTGGTGCAGAAAGCTCAAGAACTAGTAAATCTCCCTTATCTTGTTTGGGAAGGCATGAAGATTCGTATTAAAAATATGGAAATTCGCCAAAGTATATTGATACTTTTATTAGAAGTAAATCTCGCTCAATTACCAGAATCAATCATGGAAAATTCCGATTAA
- a CDS encoding ArsR/SmtB family transcription factor: protein MPKTKPSQADPSVLVAVADYFKVLSESSRLQILSCLKSGPMNVMEIAEATGLGQANLSKHLKVLTQAGLVSRQPKGTSAYYEITDPMIFELCELVCDRISQRLIQQAKSLKALQEKTPIF from the coding sequence ATGCCAAAAACAAAGCCATCCCAGGCTGATCCGTCTGTTCTTGTGGCGGTTGCTGACTATTTTAAGGTACTATCGGAGTCCAGTCGATTACAGATTTTGTCTTGTCTCAAGTCAGGGCCGATGAATGTCATGGAAATTGCGGAGGCGACTGGCTTAGGACAGGCAAATTTGTCTAAGCATTTGAAAGTTTTAACTCAAGCAGGTCTGGTATCTCGTCAGCCTAAGGGTACTAGCGCTTACTACGAGATTACTGATCCAATGATATTTGAACTTTGTGAGTTAGTATGCGATCGCATTAGTCAACGTTTAATACAGCAGGCTAAGAGTCTGAAAGCCCTTCAAGAGAAAACACCGATTTTTTAA
- a CDS encoding cysteine hydrolase: protein MDQSLRTLGVAPNAWMVNQAIADITRPQKTPQPVILSTETKTLRLDLAKTAIIVIDMQNDFCHPDGWLAHIGVDVTPAAKPIVPLNNLLPELRAVGVPVIWLNWGNRPDLLNISANLLHVYNPTGEGVGLGDRLPKNDARVLMAGSWAAAVVDELQQLPQDICVDKYRMSGFWDTPLDSILKNLGITTILFAGVNADQCVLTTLCDANFLGYDCILVKDCTATTSPDYCWLATLYNVKQCFGFVSDSQAIFTALNHPEATGRDK, encoded by the coding sequence ATGGATCAGTCTTTACGCACATTGGGAGTAGCGCCAAATGCTTGGATGGTGAATCAAGCGATCGCAGATATCACTCGTCCGCAAAAGACCCCACAACCCGTTATCTTATCAACAGAAACCAAAACTCTGCGCCTAGACTTGGCAAAAACAGCCATTATTGTCATAGATATGCAAAACGACTTCTGTCACCCAGATGGTTGGTTAGCCCATATCGGCGTAGATGTGACACCAGCAGCTAAACCCATCGTACCTTTAAATAATTTACTGCCAGAATTGCGTGCGGTTGGTGTGCCTGTAATTTGGTTAAATTGGGGCAATCGTCCCGACTTACTGAACATTAGCGCCAATTTACTTCATGTTTACAATCCTACAGGAGAGGGGGTGGGGTTAGGCGATCGCTTACCCAAAAACGATGCTAGAGTACTGATGGCAGGTAGTTGGGCGGCAGCAGTCGTAGACGAACTCCAGCAATTACCACAAGACATTTGTGTGGATAAATACCGCATGAGTGGCTTTTGGGACACACCTTTAGATAGTATTTTAAAAAACCTGGGAATTACAACAATATTGTTTGCTGGCGTTAACGCTGATCAATGCGTACTGACTACCTTATGTGATGCTAACTTCTTAGGATACGACTGTATTTTAGTCAAAGATTGTACTGCTACAACTTCTCCCGATTATTGTTGGTTAGCGACCTTATATAACGTTAAACAATGCTTTGGTTTTGTTAGTGATTCACAAGCAATTTTCACAGCCCTAAATCACCCTGAAGCCACAGGAAGGGATAAATAA
- a CDS encoding SDR family NAD(P)-dependent oxidoreductase: MNKTHKQTALITGAASGIGYELVCIFAENGYNLVLVDRTKEKLEEIATKFQDKFGIYVKPIVRDLSKTTSPEEIFQELEQANIKVDVLVNNAGFGTYGLFNDTNLADELEMLQVNLVCTTHLTKLFLKNMVQQGEGKILNVSSAAAFQPGPLMAVYFATKAYVLSFSEALANELDGTGVTVTVLCPGTTQSAFHQRTGMADSKLVKGKRMMDAATVADIGYRGLMQGKTIVIPGLINKIMAKSIRFIPRKLVTKIVRNMQENK; the protein is encoded by the coding sequence ATGAACAAAACACATAAGCAGACTGCTCTAATTACTGGTGCAGCTAGTGGTATTGGTTATGAATTAGTGTGCATTTTTGCTGAAAATGGTTACAATCTTGTATTAGTAGATCGAACAAAGGAAAAACTAGAAGAAATAGCGACCAAATTTCAAGATAAATTTGGAATTTATGTTAAGCCTATCGTCAGAGATTTATCTAAAACAACATCTCCTGAAGAAATTTTCCAAGAGCTAGAACAGGCAAATATTAAAGTTGATGTGCTAGTTAATAATGCTGGGTTTGGTACTTATGGATTATTTAATGACACTAATCTTGCTGATGAACTAGAAATGCTACAGGTAAATTTGGTATGTACTACCCATTTAACTAAGTTATTTCTCAAAAACATGGTTCAGCAAGGTGAGGGCAAAATCTTAAATGTCTCTTCTGCTGCGGCTTTTCAACCAGGGCCTTTAATGGCAGTTTATTTTGCTACTAAAGCCTACGTATTATCTTTTTCTGAAGCACTCGCCAACGAATTAGACGGTACAGGTGTTACTGTGACAGTTCTTTGCCCAGGAACAACGCAGTCTGCTTTCCATCAAAGGACGGGGATGGCAGATTCTAAACTAGTCAAAGGTAAAAGGATGATGGATGCAGCTACTGTTGCCGATATTGGTTATCGTGGTTTGATGCAGGGCAAAACAATTGTTATTCCTGGTTTGATCAATAAAATAATGGCGAAAAGCATCAGATTTATCCCCAGGAAACTAGTAACTAAAATTGTCAGGAATATGCAGGAAAATAAATAA
- the crtO gene encoding beta-carotene ketolase CrtO, producing the protein MQEYDVVMIGAGHNGLVCAAYLLKAGYSVLLLEKRSVPGGAATTEECLPKEAPGFKFNLCAIDHEFIHLGPVVEELELGKYGLEYLECDPVVFCPHPDGKYFLAHKSLEKTCAEIARYSERDAKKYAEFTEYWQRAIGAMIPMFNAPPKSIIDIVGNYDITKFKDLFSVIGSPNKTLDFIRNMLTSAEDILNEWFDSEFLKAPLARLASELGAPPSQKTIAIGAIMMAMRHNPGMARPRGGTGALIKALVNLVTSKGGVILTDQHVEKVLIDDGKAVGVRVGGGTEYRAKYGVISNIDAKRLFLQMTDKSDVDAADPDLWERLERRVVNNNETILKIDLALDEPLRFPFHAHKDEYLVGSILIADSVAHVEQAHSKCTLGEIPDSDPSMYVVMPSYLDPTLAPSGKHTVWIEFFAPYQIAGAEGTGFKGTGWTDELKNQVADKVVDKLATYAPNVKTSTIARRVESPAELGERLGAYKGNYYHIDMTLDQMVFFRPLPEIANYKTPIDNLFLTGAGTHPGGSISGMPGRNCARVFLQTKHPITQTLKDARDSIKSTVESVFGINQ; encoded by the coding sequence ATGCAAGAGTATGATGTTGTAATGATTGGTGCAGGACATAACGGGCTAGTTTGCGCCGCTTATTTGCTGAAAGCTGGCTATAGTGTCCTGCTGCTCGAAAAGCGTTCTGTTCCGGGTGGTGCAGCTACAACAGAGGAGTGTCTGCCAAAAGAAGCACCAGGATTTAAATTTAATTTGTGTGCGATTGACCACGAATTTATTCACCTGGGGCCAGTTGTTGAGGAATTAGAACTGGGGAAATATGGCCTGGAATATTTAGAGTGTGATCCAGTTGTTTTCTGTCCTCATCCTGATGGCAAGTATTTTTTAGCTCATAAATCTTTAGAAAAAACTTGTGCAGAAATCGCTCGGTATAGCGAACGTGATGCTAAAAAATATGCCGAGTTTACCGAATATTGGCAACGGGCAATAGGCGCAATGATTCCTATGTTTAATGCCCCGCCAAAATCAATTATCGATATTGTTGGTAATTACGATATCACGAAATTCAAGGACTTATTTTCAGTCATCGGTTCTCCTAACAAAACGCTGGACTTCATTCGCAATATGTTAACCAGCGCAGAAGATATTCTCAATGAGTGGTTTGATTCGGAATTTCTCAAAGCACCCTTAGCAAGATTAGCATCAGAACTCGGCGCGCCTCCGTCTCAGAAAACCATTGCCATCGGTGCAATCATGATGGCGATGCGTCACAATCCTGGGATGGCTAGACCTCGCGGCGGTACTGGCGCATTAATCAAAGCTTTGGTGAATTTGGTCACAAGTAAAGGCGGTGTGATTCTCACAGACCAACACGTTGAAAAAGTCTTGATTGATGATGGTAAAGCCGTTGGTGTGCGAGTGGGCGGTGGTACAGAATATCGTGCTAAATATGGTGTGATTTCTAACATCGACGCAAAACGGTTATTTTTGCAAATGACCGATAAAAGTGATGTAGATGCAGCCGACCCGGATTTATGGGAAAGATTGGAACGGCGCGTTGTCAACAATAATGAAACCATTCTGAAGATAGATTTGGCATTAGATGAACCTTTGCGCTTTCCTTTCCACGCTCATAAAGATGAATACTTGGTTGGGTCTATCTTAATTGCCGATTCTGTAGCCCATGTGGAACAAGCACATAGTAAATGTACCTTGGGAGAAATTCCTGATTCTGACCCATCGATGTATGTAGTTATGCCTAGCTATCTCGACCCCACACTAGCACCTTCTGGCAAACATACTGTGTGGATTGAATTTTTCGCCCCTTATCAAATCGCTGGTGCAGAAGGTACTGGTTTCAAAGGTACTGGTTGGACGGACGAATTGAAAAACCAAGTTGCAGACAAGGTTGTTGATAAATTGGCAACTTATGCGCCAAATGTCAAAACATCAACTATTGCCCGGCGTGTAGAAAGCCCGGCGGAATTGGGAGAAAGACTAGGTGCATATAAAGGTAATTATTACCACATTGATATGACCTTGGATCAAATGGTCTTTTTCCGTCCCTTGCCAGAAATAGCTAACTACAAAACCCCCATCGATAATTTATTTCTCACTGGTGCAGGTACTCATCCCGGTGGTTCGATTTCGGGAATGCCAGGACGCAACTGTGCGCGGGTATTTTTGCAGACTAAGCACCCCATTACTCAGACTCTCAAGGATGCGAGGGATTCGATTAAGTCAACAGTTGAGTCAGTGTTTGGGATTAATCAATAG
- a CDS encoding DUF2808 domain-containing protein, protein MKKLFWLSTLGLAIAATSLPVVAQTPETQTPETQTPVTPIPETQTPGTQIPPTTPITQDSFGAPRIKHTSTSRTTNYISLYTGSQPLAYVTILPPENIGIGNNITVTDQSGQSINANVTREGQKVRISFAQPVAPGSTLEIALTDLAFGYPYPSKSTFNYELAGGHIGFNREIPYGLAQFQIY, encoded by the coding sequence ATGAAAAAATTATTTTGGTTATCCACATTAGGCTTGGCGATCGCTGCAACTAGTCTACCCGTTGTAGCCCAAACACCAGAAACCCAAACCCCCGAAACTCAAACCCCAGTAACTCCAATACCCGAAACCCAAACCCCAGGAACTCAAATTCCCCCAACAACACCAATAACTCAAGATAGTTTTGGCGCACCTCGAATTAAACATACAAGTACCTCTCGTACTACCAATTACATCAGTCTCTATACAGGTAGTCAGCCTTTAGCCTACGTCACGATTTTACCGCCAGAAAACATTGGTATTGGCAATAATATTACAGTCACAGATCAATCTGGTCAAAGCATCAATGCCAACGTTACCAGAGAAGGACAGAAGGTGAGAATTAGCTTTGCTCAACCAGTAGCCCCAGGAAGTACTCTAGAAATTGCCCTCACAGATTTGGCATTTGGTTATCCCTATCCCTCCAAGAGTACTTTTAATTATGAATTAGCTGGTGGACATATTGGCTTTAACCGAGAGATTCCTTATGGTTTAGCTCAGTTTCAAATATACTAA
- a CDS encoding amidohydrolase: protein MSFTIQNVLLATDDGYITTDVQILGDKITAIAPNLDVVGTVIDGTHKLLLPGFVNAHTHSSEMWQRGLISIFPLELWLAELYDFAPLDTEKVYLSALGTAVETLLSGGTSVVDHLVLIPGEELETIASAVRAYQEVGIRAFIAPLIQDQSLSAGLPAGESTQTHEPFFRSTAATLELVEEAVRQFHHPDAGVSILVAPTGIQLCTDALFTGCIELSDRYNLCRHSHLLETKAQEKLAQEKYGCSAVTHLQRIGYLGDRTSLAHCVWLNDTDIDILAQTQSTVVHNPLSNLRLGSGIAPILKYRQAGVNVTFGCDGASSNDSQDLLEAIKIGSILHNVTDFDYRSWISPRQAVEMASLGAAKGLNLADQLGSITVGKKADLILYDLTNLSLVPRTDPIGLLVLGRPTNVVDSAWVNGRQIIANRQVTTIDVEKLRTELFHLSEWATNRQSQTVEQFEVHYRTVMGLI, encoded by the coding sequence GTGAGTTTCACTATCCAAAATGTGCTGCTGGCTACTGACGACGGTTACATCACTACCGATGTTCAGATTTTAGGGGATAAAATTACCGCTATTGCCCCTAATTTAGATGTTGTGGGTACTGTCATTGATGGTACACATAAGCTGTTACTACCTGGTTTTGTCAATGCTCATACCCACTCATCGGAAATGTGGCAAAGAGGCTTAATCTCTATTTTTCCTTTAGAGTTATGGCTGGCAGAATTATATGATTTTGCCCCCTTGGATACGGAGAAGGTTTATCTCAGCGCCTTGGGTACGGCGGTAGAAACTTTACTGTCTGGGGGAACCAGTGTAGTAGATCATCTGGTATTAATTCCTGGAGAGGAGTTAGAAACTATCGCCAGTGCAGTCCGCGCTTATCAAGAAGTGGGGATTCGGGCTTTTATCGCCCCCCTGATTCAAGACCAATCCCTCTCCGCCGGGCTACCTGCTGGGGAATCGACCCAAACCCATGAGCCTTTTTTCCGTTCCACTGCTGCCACCTTAGAATTAGTAGAAGAAGCTGTGAGACAGTTTCATCATCCAGATGCAGGTGTGAGTATTTTAGTTGCTCCTACGGGGATACAGTTGTGTACTGATGCTTTATTCACAGGTTGTATTGAATTAAGCGATCGCTATAATCTCTGTCGTCACTCTCACTTATTAGAAACCAAAGCCCAAGAAAAACTTGCTCAAGAGAAATATGGTTGTAGTGCTGTTACCCATTTGCAACGCATTGGTTATTTAGGCGATCGCACTTCCCTAGCTCATTGTGTGTGGTTAAATGATACTGATATTGATATTCTTGCACAAACCCAATCGACAGTCGTTCACAATCCCTTAAGTAATTTACGTTTAGGCAGTGGAATTGCCCCCATTTTAAAATATCGCCAAGCCGGGGTGAATGTTACTTTTGGTTGTGATGGTGCTTCTAGTAATGATTCACAGGATTTGTTAGAAGCTATTAAAATCGGGTCTATTTTACATAACGTCACCGACTTTGATTATCGCTCTTGGATTTCTCCCAGACAAGCAGTAGAAATGGCATCTTTAGGCGCGGCCAAGGGACTAAATCTGGCGGATCAACTCGGTTCAATTACCGTTGGTAAAAAAGCCGATTTAATACTTTATGATCTGACTAATTTATCATTGGTTCCGCGTACAGATCCTATTGGTTTATTAGTTTTAGGTCGTCCTACAAATGTTGTCGATAGTGCTTGGGTAAATGGACGACAAATTATCGCTAATCGTCAAGTAACGACAATTGACGTTGAAAAATTACGAACAGAATTATTCCACCTCAGTGAATGGGCTACTAATCGCCAATCTCAAACAGTGGAACAATTCGAGGTTCATTACCGCACAGTCATGGGTTTAATTTAA
- the hemH gene encoding ferrochelatase, producing the protein MGRVGVLLLNLGGPDKLEDVGPFLFNLFSDPEIIRLPFRWLQKPLAWFIASRRTKTSQENYKQIGGGSPLRRITEAQGEALKEQLHDLGQEANIYVGMRYWHPYTEEAIALLTQDNLDNLVILPLYPQFSISTSGSSFRLLERLWQEDPKLQRLDYTVIPSWYKEPCYLQAMAELISQEVDQFPDPDQVHVFFSAHGVPKSYVEEAGDPYQQEIEECTALIMQTLNRPNPHTLAYQSRVGPVEWLQPYTEDALKELGAQGVKDLVVVPISFVSEHIETLQEIDIEYREIAEEAGIHNFRRVAAPNTHPVFIRALANLVIDALNKPSFKLSQAAQIKKMVKMYPPESWEWGMTSSAEVWNGRIAMLGFIALIIELVTGQGLLHMIGLLQ; encoded by the coding sequence ATGGGTCGTGTAGGCGTATTATTACTCAATCTCGGTGGTCCCGATAAGCTGGAGGATGTAGGGCCTTTTTTGTTTAACCTATTCTCCGATCCGGAAATTATACGCTTACCATTCCGGTGGTTGCAGAAGCCCTTGGCTTGGTTTATTGCTTCTCGACGCACCAAAACCTCCCAAGAGAACTATAAGCAAATTGGCGGTGGCTCCCCACTACGGCGGATTACGGAAGCCCAAGGAGAAGCCTTAAAGGAACAGTTGCATGATTTGGGTCAAGAAGCGAATATCTATGTGGGAATGCGTTATTGGCATCCATATACGGAAGAAGCGATCGCTCTTTTGACCCAAGATAACCTGGATAACTTGGTGATTTTGCCACTATACCCCCAATTCTCCATCAGCACTAGTGGCTCTAGCTTCCGTCTACTAGAAAGACTTTGGCAAGAAGACCCCAAACTACAACGTCTGGACTACACCGTCATCCCCTCTTGGTATAAAGAACCATGTTATTTACAGGCGATGGCGGAACTCATTAGCCAAGAAGTAGACCAATTTCCTGATCCTGATCAAGTTCATGTGTTCTTCAGCGCTCATGGTGTACCCAAAAGCTATGTTGAAGAAGCAGGCGACCCCTATCAGCAGGAGATTGAGGAATGTACTGCATTAATTATGCAAACCCTCAATCGACCAAATCCTCACACTTTAGCCTATCAAAGTCGCGTCGGCCCAGTTGAATGGCTGCAACCCTATACCGAAGATGCGCTCAAAGAACTAGGCGCGCAAGGTGTCAAAGATTTAGTTGTCGTACCTATCAGTTTCGTCTCCGAACACATCGAGACACTACAAGAAATTGATATCGAGTATCGGGAAATAGCAGAAGAAGCCGGAATCCACAATTTCCGTCGTGTCGCTGCACCTAATACCCATCCGGTATTTATTAGAGCTTTGGCGAATTTAGTAATTGACGCGCTCAACAAACCCAGCTTCAAGCTGTCGCAAGCAGCCCAAATCAAGAAAATGGTGAAAATGTATCCTCCTGAGAGTTGGGAATGGGGTATGACTTCTAGTGCGGAAGTTTGGAATGGACGGATTGCGATGTTAGGTTTTATTGCTCTCATCATCGAGTTAGTGACAGGTCAAGGCCTACTGCATATGATTGGGCTTTTGCAGTAG